GACAAACGGACAACAACCAGCGCCGTAGCCTCAACCGCGTACGCGTATCGGGTCATTGGCGGCGAGTGATCGCAAACCTTCACCCGTGGCGATAGAAACTGAGGCCTGCAAAATCGCTGGACATCAGAGCGTCGACTCCGCGCCGCGCGGCGGACAACACCGCCGATCGCAACATTCTTGGTGACCGGATCCTTGTCAATCCATCGAATTCCACCGATTCGATAGGGCGCCCTGCGCGCGTTACATTGCCGACGTCCTGATTGACATCGGCGCTCGAATCCGCCCATATCACATTTGCTCGCCGGGCTCGCGCCCGACGACACATGGACCTGAATGCAATCAGGAAGCAGCGTCTACATGCCCCCAGTTACCGCCCCGGTCCGGCGCAGGTCGCCGCGTCGTTCGTTCCGACAGAACATAGTCTGCACGGACTGCGGCGCAACGGCGACGGTTCCGTTCCGGCCCAGTCCGGGCCGTCCGGTCTATTGCGCGGAGTGCTTCGAAACACGCCGCGCCGCGCCAGAGAAGATCCCGTCGCGAGAGTCGCTCGGCGCGGTTTCGTCCGCCAACGGTCAAGCTGCGCCCGCAGCAACGTTCGCGGCGATGGGCCTGAGCCCGACCGCGCACGCCGCCCTCGAGTCGATGAAGATTTCGGTCCCCACTCCCATCCAGGAGCAGGCGATCCCGCTGGCGCTGGCCGGGCGCGACGTGATCGCGCAGGCGCGAACCGGGTCCGGCAAGACGCTGGCTTTCGCACTCCCCATAACCGAGTGCTGCGATCCGTCCGTGCGCGAGGTGCAGGCTCTGGTCCTTACCCCGACCCGCGAACTTGCGATTCAGATTGCCGGCGTCATCGAGAATTTTGCGGATTCGCACCGACTGCGCACAACGCTGCTCTACGGTGGTCGCTCGGCGCGCTCGGACTTCCATGCCCTGCGACGCGGGCCGCAGATCGTGGTCGGCACCCCGGGCCGAACACTTGATCATCTCCGCCAGGGAACCCTCGACCTTCGCGGACTCCGCTTATTCGTCCTCGACGAGGCCGACGAGATGCTGGACCAGGGATTTGCCCGTGACGTGGAGGCGATCCTCGCCCGCACGCCGGCCGACAGCCAGACCGGGTTATATTCGGCGACGATGCCGGATTGGGTGGCGAAGACCGCGGCCAAACACCTCACGAATCCGGCCACCGTCAAGGTGGACGCGGACCTGAAGGCGTTGCCCAGCGTTACCCACTTGGTATACACGATCGATCGCGATGAAAAGCTAGACGCCCTGCAGACGTTGTTGGACGAACGCGATGGGGAATCGATCATCGTGTTCGGCCGGACCAAGCACGGCGTAAAGAAACTTGCCCGCAAGCTCGATGCGCTCGGCTACCGGGTCGGGGCCCTGCAGGGAAACCTGAGTCAAAACGCGCGCGAGCGCGTGATGGCCAGGTTTCGATCCGGCGAAACGCCGATCCTGTTGGCCACCAACGTGGCTGCCCGCGGCCTGGATTTCGACGGAATCGGCCGTGTGATCAACTTCGACCTCCCCGATTCGGCGCAGCTGTTTACCCACCGCGTGGGGCGTACCGGGCGAATGGGCCGCAACGGGGAAGCGATCACCTTCGTTACGCAAGATGAAGCGTCCAAATGGCGGGAAATTACTCGGCGCTTGGGGTTCGAATTTCGCCAAAGATCCTGGAGAAAGAGGCACTCCGAAGATCCGAGCTGCGATGAGCGGCAACGGTCACGCGGTCGGGGCAATCGCACCGGTCGAGTTCGCAACTCTCGCCACGTGATTTGCTGACCAAGCCCTCGGAATGCGGCGGGCCCAAACAACCGATTCGTTTTGCCCGTCCGGATCGGCGGGATGATCACCAACGCCGCGCCATGGGGACACCAGCAGCGACCGCTTTGCGCGCTCCCGTCCTACTGGTACAAACCTTCGAGGTTCTCCAGAAGATTTCGCCACCACCCCCGATCCGATCCATGGTCCGGAACGAAGTCGACCGCGTACGTCCCGTCCTCCTCCACCCTGAGCCATCCAGCCAGCGTCACCACGCTGTCCGGGGAGAAACTGCCGAAGGCCCCAGTAGGTACGCGGACGTTTACCTGCTGCGCGTACTCTCCCCGGTTCACCTCCATGACCAATTCGTCGACGTCCTGGAACACGACCATGCCACGGACGCTCACGCAACCATCGCGCCAAAGGTCGCCGGCCACGGCGATCTGTGCGGGCGTAGGAATCGGGATGGAGTTCAAAGGACACGGCTTTTCGCGCGGCGAGACCACATCGAGGCTTAAGAGGACGACCAGGACCACAACCCCCGTCCCCAATAGGCTCAACGCGGCCCCGAAGCAACTGCGGAAGCAGCCGCCACCCTTTTTCTCCTCGGCGGAACCTTCTCCCTCGAGCTGCCGATGCTCCATCGCCGCCGCTTCGGCCGGGCCTGCCGCAGGTTCGCCAAGTTCCTCAGGATCACCAGTTGTCTCTGCAGATTCGGCGGCGGTTCCGTACTGGGCAACCGGCCCGGCATCCAGTGACTCCATTTCGAGTGCCTCGAGCTCGACCTCGTACCCGTGCGCGGCCTCCTTTGCCGCGTCTTCCGATCGCCCGCTGAGCGACCATTCCGGTGCGTGCATGAAAGCGCGATAGGCCGCGTTGAGGTCGGCGGCACGCAGGGGGGATTCCCCACCGGAGCCAAACCACGGTGGAGCTGATCCCGCGCTTTCGAGCCATGGTTGTGCAACATCGAGCGCGACCGCGTAGGGGAGCATGGTATCTCGTAGGTGGCGGGCGAGAGGCCGGCCGGTTCCAGCCATGGATGCTTGCCATCCGAACCACTGACCTATCTCAAGCTCGCCTGCCGGCGTCGGTTTAAGCATGCCGGTCCGTATACCCGTCGTCACGGTGGCAAACGAGTACAAGAGAGCTGCGAATGCGCCAATCAGGGCGTTTGCCCACCACGGCTCCAGCCAAAGCGCCGCCCAGAGCCCGGCGCCAACGCCCGTCAGGGCGGAGGCACCCATCCACCAATCGCCCCCGTCGCCGGAATTCCCCCTCCTGACCAGCACCGGGTTGTCAAGGTAGAGCCCGCGCCGCTGCAGGTATTCCCCAATCTGGTCGCCGATGGTCTCCTCGCGCTGCTTAATCGCTTCACGAAGCCCATTAATCGTTGTGGCGCGCGCCGGAAGCCGATCGGCAATTGTTCTTTCCCAACCATGCCGCATCGGGCCTTGCCGAGTCAACCGGTAAAAGAATCCGACCGTAGTGCCGACGACCTCGATGCGCAACGCGCCGCGTTGGCACATTTCGATGATTGAGGCCAGGAGCGTCGGGCTCCAAATCATGTGCCCCTGCAAGGCGGACACTGCCGCCGCAGGCATCGATCCGGGTTGGGGAGACCCCAATCCGGTGCTCGCCTGGGGTTGACGGTACTTGGGCCACAGCCACATCGCGATGATGATGATCTGCGCTACAGCCACGCCGATTGTGCGGAAACCCCAGGCAATCAGCCGCTTCCAGTCCATTTCCTGGTAATTTGGGAAACCGCTGTCGACGATGGCGCCGCCCGGGTCCATCGCGAAAAGCAGGCCGATGGCGGCGAGGACCGCTCCTGCCGTCACCACGCTCACGATGGCCCGCTTTCGTTCTCGGGATTCGCTGCCCGACCGCTCTGCGCCGGGCAACCGTCTTTCACGTTAATACGGAGGGCAATGGGCGTGTTGGTATTGCCACGTCCAGATGTAGCGAAAGCGTCGACTGATCAATGTCATTAATCTGGCCAGTTCACATCGCCACACCAGAAGACGTAACCGCTTACGGGCTTTTTATCGCGGCGGCCGTTCTCTGAGTTCGATTCGGCGTTGGAAAAATCGCCGCCCCCGGATGCCGGC
The Chloroflexota bacterium genome window above contains:
- a CDS encoding DUF2207 domain-containing protein, with protein sequence MSVVTAGAVLAAIGLLFAMDPGGAIVDSGFPNYQEMDWKRLIAWGFRTIGVAVAQIIIIAMWLWPKYRQPQASTGLGSPQPGSMPAAAVSALQGHMIWSPTLLASIIEMCQRGALRIEVVGTTVGFFYRLTRQGPMRHGWERTIADRLPARATTINGLREAIKQREETIGDQIGEYLQRRGLYLDNPVLVRRGNSGDGGDWWMGASALTGVGAGLWAALWLEPWWANALIGAFAALLYSFATVTTGIRTGMLKPTPAGELEIGQWFGWQASMAGTGRPLARHLRDTMLPYAVALDVAQPWLESAGSAPPWFGSGGESPLRAADLNAAYRAFMHAPEWSLSGRSEDAAKEAAHGYEVELEALEMESLDAGPVAQYGTAAESAETTGDPEELGEPAAGPAEAAAMEHRQLEGEGSAEEKKGGGCFRSCFGAALSLLGTGVVVLVVLLSLDVVSPREKPCPLNSIPIPTPAQIAVAGDLWRDGCVSVRGMVVFQDVDELVMEVNRGEYAQQVNVRVPTGAFGSFSPDSVVTLAGWLRVEEDGTYAVDFVPDHGSDRGWWRNLLENLEGLYQ
- a CDS encoding DEAD/DEAH box helicase, giving the protein MQSGSSVYMPPVTAPVRRRSPRRSFRQNIVCTDCGATATVPFRPSPGRPVYCAECFETRRAAPEKIPSRESLGAVSSANGQAAPAATFAAMGLSPTAHAALESMKISVPTPIQEQAIPLALAGRDVIAQARTGSGKTLAFALPITECCDPSVREVQALVLTPTRELAIQIAGVIENFADSHRLRTTLLYGGRSARSDFHALRRGPQIVVGTPGRTLDHLRQGTLDLRGLRLFVLDEADEMLDQGFARDVEAILARTPADSQTGLYSATMPDWVAKTAAKHLTNPATVKVDADLKALPSVTHLVYTIDRDEKLDALQTLLDERDGESIIVFGRTKHGVKKLARKLDALGYRVGALQGNLSQNARERVMARFRSGETPILLATNVAARGLDFDGIGRVINFDLPDSAQLFTHRVGRTGRMGRNGEAITFVTQDEASKWREITRRLGFEFRQRSWRKRHSEDPSCDERQRSRGRGNRTGRVRNSRHVIC